GATCTGGATGACCTCCATGCGGTCCAGCAGCGGCCGCGGGATCGTCGCCAGGCTGTTGGCGGTCGTGATGAACATGACCTGCGAGAGGTCGTAGGGGATCTCCAGGTAGTGGTCCGCGAACGTCGCGTTCTGTTCCGGGTCGAGCACCTCCAGCAGGGCGGAACTCGGGTCGCCCCGGAAGTCGGCGGTCATCTTGTCGACCTCGTCGAGGAGGAACACCGGGTTCGTCGAGCCGGCCGTCTTCATGCCCTGCAGGATCCGGCCCGGCATGCTGCCGATGTAGGTGCGGCGGTGCCCGCGGATCTCCGCTTCGTCGCGCACCCCACCGAGGCTCATGCGCACGAACGAGCGCCCCATGCTCCGCGCGATCGACGCGCCGAGGCTGGTCTTGCCGACGCCGGGCGGCCCGACGAGGCAGAGGATCGGCGCCTTGTACTCCGCGTCCTCGGCGTCGGCGGCGAGCTGCCGTACCGCGAGGTACTCGAGGATGCGTTCCTTGGGTTCCTGCAGCGCGTAGTGGTCCTCGTCGAGGATCTCCGCGGTGTGCGCCACGTCGAGGGTCTCCTCGTCGCGTTCGCTCCACGGCAGCTCCAGCAGGGTGTCGACGTACGTGCGCACGACGGTCGCTTCGGGGCTGCCGCCCGGCATCTTCTCGAGCCGGTCGAGCTCCTTCTCCGCGCGCTCGCGTGCCGCCTCGGGCAGGCCCTTCGCGTCGACCTTCTCGCGGAGCTCGTCGAGTTCCGACGTCTCGTCGCTGCCGAGCTCCTTCTGGATGGCCTTCATCTGCTCGCGCAGGTAGTACTCGCGCTGGTTGGCGTCCATCTGTTGCTTGACGCGCGAGGTGATCTGTTTCTCGGTGTCGAAGCGCTCGAGGTCGCGCGCGAGGTAGCCGTGCACCTGCCGGAGGCGGGCGTGCGGGTCGGCCTCCTCGAGGACCGCCTGCTTGTCGGGCACGTCCCACGTCGCGTACTTCGTGACGACGTCGGCGACGGCGCCCGGTTCCGTCAGGCTCCGCAGGTTCTCGAGGTGGAACGAATCCAACCGAAGGCCCTTGTTCTGCTGCGCGTACTCCTGGAACGTGGTCTTGGTGCGCTCGACGAGGTCGGCGACGTCGCCGTCGGCCGCGTCGCCGCCGTCCTCGCCCGCGTCGGTCCCGCCCGCGTCGGCCTCGCCGGCCGCCCCGTCGGACGGGGACTCGTCGAGGGTGTGGACCTGCGCCCGCAGCGACGGCCCGTCGACGTACCCGTCGATCGCGGCGCGCTCGCGGCCCTCGACGAGGAGTTGCAGGGTGTCGTCGGGCAGCCGGATGACCTGCTTGACGACGCAGAGGGTGCCGACGTCGTAGAGGTCCTCGCCGTTCGGGTCGTCGACCCGCGCCTCGCGCTGCACGACCATCAGCACGCGGTTGTCGGCGGCCTGCGCCTCCTGGAGCGCGCGTTTGGACTTCGGGCGGCCGACGTCGACGTTCTCGAGCGTACGCGGCAGCACCACCTGATTGCGGAGCGCGATGACGGGCAGTTCCCAATCCATGACCCGGAGTAGACCCCGTCCGGCGCGCCCGAGCGGTAAGCCGGCCGACGCGGGCCGCGGCCGGGTAGCCTGAGCGCGTGCGGCGGATCGTGCACCTCGATGCCGACGCCTTCTACGCGTCGGTCGAGCAACGCGACGACCCGAGCCTCCGCGGCGTCCCGGTCGCCGTCGGCAGCGCGTCGGGGCGCGGCGTCGTCATGACCGCCAGTTACGAGGCGCGCGCCTTCGGCGTGCGCAGCGCGATGCCGTCGGCGGAGGCCGCCCGCCGGTGTCCCGAACTGCGGTTCGTGCCGCCCCGCATGGAGACGTACCGGGCGGTGAGCCGCGAGATCTTCGCGATCTACCGCACGTACGCCGCCGCCGTGGAGCCGCTCGCGCTGGACGAGGCGTACCTCGACGTGACCGAGCCGTTGCGGGGACCGCCGTCGGGGACGCGCGTCGCGGAAGCGATCCGGCGGGACGTGCACCGCGAGACCGGCCTTCGCGTGTCCGCAGGGGTGTCGTACTGCAAGTTCGTCGCGAAGCTCGCGAGCGACGACGCGAAGCCGGACGGCGTGAAGACGGTGCCGCCCGAGGACGCCGAGGCGTACCTCCGCGACCTGCCGGTCCGCCGCATCCACGGCGTCGGGCCGCGCACCGCGGAACGCCTCGCGGCGTTGGGCGTGGCGACCGCCGGCGACGTCGCGGCGTACGACCCGGACGCCCTCGAGCGGCACTTCGGGAAGGTGGGGCGCGACCTGTGGCACATGGCGCGCGGCGAGGACGAACGGCCGGTCGACCCCCACCGCGTCCGCAAGTCGGTGTCGTCGGAGACGACGTTCGCGCGCGACCGGAGCGGCGTCGAGGACCTCGTCGAGGCGCTCCCGGACGTGTGCGCCGACACCGCGCACCGGGCGCGCCGGGCCGGCGTCCGGGGGCGCGGCGTCGTCGTGAAGGTCAAGGACGACCGCCACCAGGTGCACACCCGCCAGGTGCGGCTGCCCGCGGCGACCGACGCGGTCGAGACGATCCACGCCGTCGCGCGGGACCTGCTGACGACCCGCGTGCCGCTCGCGCGTCCGGTCCGGCTGTTGGGGGTCGGGTTGACGGCGTTGGAGGTCGGGAACGTGCACCAGCCCCCGCTCTTCGAGGGGCCCGGGACGGACCCCACGCCCGCGGGGGCGACGCCGCCCGACGGCGATCCCGAACGCCGGCCCTGAGGGGCGCTCAGAGCGCCGTCGCGCGGCCCTCCTCGACGACCGCGGCGTCGTGGCCCCGGTCGCCGAGCGTCGCGGCGAACGCGTCGAGCGCGTCCGCTTCGCCGTGCACCAGGCGGACCTTCGCCCCGTGGACCGGCGCCAGCCACGCGAGCAGGTCGTCGCGGTCGGCGTGGGCGGAGAGCCCCCCGATGGTGTGGATGCGGGCCCGGACCCGAATCGCGTCCCCGAAGATCCGCACGTGCGTCGCGCCGCCCACGAGGGCCCGCCCGAGCGTCCCGCGGGCCTGGTACCCGACCACGACGACGCGGGTGTCGTCCTTCCAGAGGTGGTGCTTGAGGTGGTGCAGGATCCGTCCGCCCGTCATCATGCCGGAGCCCGCGACGACGATCAGGGGGCCCTCGCGGTCGTTCAGGGCGCGGCTGGAGGCCGCGTCGGGCGTCGCCTGGAAGCGCGGGGGCGTGAACGGGTCGCCGTCGCCGGCGAGGGCGCGGACCTCGGGCCGGAAGGCGTCGGGGTGACGGCGGTAGATCTCGGTCATGCGCGACGCCATCGGGGAGTCGAGCACCACGGGCACCTCCGGCACGGTGCCCTCGCGTTGGAGGCGGTGGATCTCGTAGAGCACCGCTTGCGTGCGCTCGAGCGCGAAGCTGGGGATCAGGACCCGCCCGCCGGCCGACGCGGCCTGCGCGAGGACGTCGGCGAACTCCGCGCGGGTCGCGGCGCGCGAGCGGTGCGTCCGGTCGCCGTACGTCGCTTCGCACAGCACCGCCCGGGCGGCGTCGGGCGGGGCGGGGGCGGGATGCAGGAGGCTCTCGCGGTTCCCGAGGTCGCCGGACGCCACGATGCGGCCCTCGGGGCCGTCGAGGGCGACCCAGGCGCTGCCGACGACGTGCCCGGCGGGGTGCAGCGTGACGCGGAGGCCGGCGACGTCGGTGGCGGCGCCGAACGCGACGGTCCGGAATCGATGCAGGGCGGCCTCGACGTCCGCTTCGTCGAACGGTGGGGGGGCGACGGCGTCCTCGCGGCCGGCCCGCCGGGCCTTGCGGCGGGCGCGCTCCACGTCCTCGCGGGCGATCTTCGCCGCGTCGTGGAGGATGACGTCGGCGACGTCGCGGGTGCCGGGCGCCGCGAGGACCGGGCCGCGGAAGCCCGCCCGCACGAGCTGGGGGAGGCGCCCGACGTGATCGAGGTGCGCGTGCGTGAGGACGACGGCGTCGAGGGCGGCGGGGTCGAACGGGAACGGTTCGGCGTTGCGCGCCTCGAGGTCCGCGGGGCCCTGGAAGGCGCCGCAATCGACGAGGAGGCGGGCGCCGGCGTAGGTGAGGTGGTGGCACGAGCCGGTCACGGTGCCCGCCGCGCCGGCGGAGCGGAGGACGGGGCCGGTGGGGGCGCTCACGGGGTGGCCGTCCGGCGCAGGCGCGCGACGTAGAAGCCGTCCAGGCCGTCGGCCGGCAGCGTGAACGTCCCGACGGCGGCCGGGTGGAGCGGGACGTCCGGCGCGAGCGTCGCGAAGGGGGGCGGGTCGGGCGTCAGGTCGCCGCGGGCGTGCAGGACCTGCGCGACGACGTCCGGGCCCTCCTCGGCGAACAGCGAGCAGGTGGCGTAGACGAGGGTCCCGCCGGCGGCGGTGGCGTCGGCGGCGACGTGCAGGAGTCGGCGTTGGGCGTCGGCGAGGGCGGGGAGGTCGGCGACGTCGAACCGGTCGGCGATCTCCGGGTGGCCGCGCAGCGTGCCCGACCCGCTGCAGGGGGCGTCCAGCAGGACGTAGGGGGCGGGGTCGCGGGCGAGGTCGGCGGCGACGTCGGGCGCGAGGAGGTCGGCGGCGCGGGCGTCGGTCCGTCGCCCGAGGCGCGCGAGGTTGCGCTGCGCAGCCGCGAGTTTGCCGGGGTCGCGCTCGACGGCCTCGACCCGGGCGCCGCCGGCGGCGAGGACCGCCGCCTTGATGCCGCGCCCGCTGGCGAGGTCGAGCACGCGGGCGCCCGTGGGCGCCTGCAGGGCGTGCGCGACGAGGGTGGAGGCGGGGTTCATCGGTTGCACGAGGCCCCGCCGGAACGCCTCGAGGTCGCCAAGCCGGCCCGCTGGGCGGACGCGACGCGTGCCCGGGACGGGGCCGGGCGCGACGTCCGCGCCGTCGCGGGCGAGCGCCGCGTCCGCGTCGGGCGCCAGGACCGCCAGCCAGGTCGGGCCGGGCGTCCGCATGGCGGCGGCGGCGGTGGCGGCGCGGTCGTCCCCGAGCGCGGCGACGAGGCGCGCGTACGTCGCGTCGGGGAGCGACGCCGCGAGGGCGGGGGAGGGCGCCTCGGGGGGCGCGACGCGGCGCAGGACGGCGTTGACGAGCTTCGCGAAGCGGGGGGTGCGGCGGCGGGCGACGTCGACCCACGTCGACGTCGCGGCGTGCGCGGGCGTACCCCGCTTCAGTCGGTCGAAGGTTCCGAGCCGGAGCAGCGTGCGGACGTCGGGGGGGAGGGCGTCGGGGCGGCCGAGGTGCGGGGCGAGGGCGGCGTCGAGCCAGCGGCGCCAGCGCGCTTCGCCGTACGCGAGGTCGGTGACCGCGGACCGGTCGCGACCGTGGAGGCCGCTGTGGTCGAGGGCGCGCCCGAGGGTACGGGACAGCCGCCCGGTCCGCGCGGCCCGCCGCGCGACGTCGAAGGCGACGTCGCGCGGGTCGCGGGGGGCGTCGGCGTGGGGCGCGGCGCCCACGCCGGGGTTCAGCGGCGCGCCATGAGGATGAAGTACAGCAGGTACATCACGCTGCCGGCGGCGGCGGCGACGTACGTCAGCGCGGCGGCGTTCAGGACCGCGCGGGCGCCGCCGGCGTCGTTCTGGGTGACGATGCCGAGGTCGCGCATCTCCGCGAGTGCGCGGCGCGAGGCGTCGAACTCGATGGGGAGCGTCACCAACTGGAACGCGACCGCCGCGCCGAAAAGCACGATGCCGACGTTTAGGAGGCCCGACGCGCCGAGCATCAGCCCGAAGATCGCCAGGTAGGGCCCGAACTGCCCCCCGATGTTGGCGACCGGCATCAGGGCACTGCGCCACTGCAGCGGCGCGTAGGCGTTCGCGTGCTGCAGGGCGTGCCCCACCTCGTGCGCGGCGACCGCCATGCCGGCGACGGAGGCCTGCGAGTGGATCGGGTCGGAGAGGCGCACGACCCGCTTCGTGGGGTCGTAGTGGTCGCTGAGTTCGCCGCGGACCTGCTCGATGGCGACGGTGTCGTCGAGGCCGTGCTTGCGCAGGATCGTGCGGGCGGTGTCGCGCCCGGTGAGGCCGGCGGTGTTGGCCTTCTTCGACCAGGTGCCGAAGGTGGAGCGCAGGTACCACTGCGCCCCGAGCGTCAGGACCATCATGAGGATGAAGATCGCGAACATCGTGGACCTCCTGGGGGTCGGCGGACGCCGTCCTCGGCCTCGGCGGGGGCGCCGGGGCCGGGCGGGTCGCCCGCATCCAGGGATTCAGGGTACGTCGCGCGAGCACGGTGGGGGGCGTCCTGGGCGACCGTCGTCAGTCGAGGAGGGCGTCGGCCCAACGAACGATCGGCGCCCGGCGCGCCTCGGGCGGGGTGCCGGTCGCCTCCACGCCGTTCGGGCGGGCGGCGACGTGGAGGTGCACCGCCGTGCGTTCCTCGCCGTGCAGCTCGAGCGTCACGAAGCCCGGCGTCGCGGCGAGCTCGAGGCGGTCGTCGGCGAGGTAGCCGCGGGCCACGGCGAGCGCTTTGATCGCCTGGTTGACGGCGGACGCGCCGATCGCCTGGACGGCGACGGTGCGGTCGCGCCGGAGGACGCCGGCGATCGCGCCGGCGACGGCGTGGGGCCGGGACGTTGCGGAGACGCGAAGGGTTTCCACGGGCCACCTCCCAAGGGGCCGCGGCGTCCGTCGGCGACGGAACGCGCGCGTTGACAGGGACGCTAGCAGGCCGTATACTCCGCCGCAGTGAGCAACGCCGCAGCCCCCGTCCGGACCGTGTCGACCCTCGAGGTCGTAGGCCTAGTCGGGTCGGGACGCGCTGCGTAGTCGTTGCATCACGCCACGCACGAAGCGACGTCCCGCCGACCGCACCTCGGTGGGACGTTCTCGTGCATCGTCAGGTAGGCCGCCCGCGTACGGGCCGAGGAGGAACCATGAACGGTGCCGAAGTCATCATCCGCGCGCTGGAACGCCACGGGGTCGAGGTCGCCTTCGGGCACCCCGGGGGCGCGATCATGCCCGTGTACGACGCGATCTACGATGGTGACGTCCGGCACGTCCTGGTCCGTCACGAGCAGGCCGGCGCGCACGCCGCCGACGCCTACTACCGGGCGTCGGGCAAGCCCGGCGTCGTGATCGCCACCAGCGGTCCCGGCGCGACGAACCTGGTGACGGGCCTGGCGACCGCGATGATGGACAGCAGCGCCGTCGTCGCGATCACCGGCAACGTCCCCACCAGCCTCATCGGGACCGACGCCTTCCAGGAGGCGGACGTCTACGGGATCACCGGGCCGGTCACGAAGCACAACTTCCTCGTCAAGTCGGTTCAGGACCTCCCCCGCGTCATCGCCGAAGCGTTCCACATCGCCACGACCGGCCGGCCCGGCCCGGTCCTGGTCGACGTCCCCAAGGACGTCCAGCAGGCGGTCTTCGAGGGCGACCCCGACGCGCCGGTGGAGGTGGACCTGCCCGGGTTCCAACCCACCTGGAGCGGGCACGCCGGCCAGATCCGCAAGGCCGCCGAAGCGATCCGCGCCGCGGAGAAGCCGGTGATGATGGTGGGCGGCGGCGGTCAGGTCGCCGCCCCCGAGGTCATGGCGTTCGCCGAACGCCTCGGGGTGCCGGTCATCACGACCCTCATGGGGATCGGGGCGTACCCCGCGGGCCGCGACCAGGCGCTGGGCATGCCCGGCATGCACGGCACCGTCACCTCCAACCGCGCGATCACGCACTGCGACCTAATCATCGGGGCGGGCCTGCGCTTCGACGACCGCGTGACGGGCAAGATCAGTCGCTTCGCGCCGAACGCGACGGTCGTCCACATCGACGTCGACCCGGCGGAGATCTCCAAGCTCGTGCACGCGCACGTGCCGGTCGTCGGGGACTTGCGCGACGTCCTGCCGCGCCTCGCCGACGAGCTGGGGCCGTTGGACGTCGAGCCGTGGTGGGCGCAACTCCGCGAGTGGAAGGCGCGCTACCCCGAGCGCTACAAGACCGACAAGCCGCTGGTCAGCCAAGAGGTGATCGAGCTCATGCGCGACGTCGTCGGGCCCGACGCCATCGTCGCGACCGACGTCGGGCAGCACCAGATGTTCGCCGCGCGCCTGTTCCCCACGCACGCCCCGCGCACCTGGATCACGTCCGGGGGGCTCGGGACGATGGGCTTCGGGCTGCCCGCCGCGATCGGTGCGGCGTTCGCGAACCCGGGGACGCCGGTCGTGCTGATCGCGGGGGACGGCAGCATCCAAATGAACATCCAGGAGCTCGCGACGATCCGCAAGCACGACCTGCCGATCTTCATCGCCATCGCCAACAACGGGGTGCTCGGCATGGTGCGGCAGTGGCAGGAGCTGTTCCACGCGCAGCGCTACAGCGAGATCTTCCTCGCCGACAGCAACCCCGACTTCGCGAAGCTGGCCGAGGCGTACGGCATCGAGGGGCACAACGTCTTCGATCGCGAGACCGCCGCGACCCTCGTGCCCGACGTCGTCGCGCGGGGTGGGCCGGCGCTGCTGAACTTCGTGGTGTACGAATCCGAGAAGGTCTTCCCGATGATCCCCGCCGGCGCCGGCGTCGACGAAATGATGATCGGCGACCAGGAGCCCGAGACGCCCGAGGCGACCTCGTGAGTGGCGTCTCGACGCGGCGCGTCATCTCCGTCACGGTCCGCGACGAACCGGGTGTCCTCGTCCGCATCGCCGGCCTCTTCGCCCGTCGCGGCTTCAACATCGCGTCGTTGTCCGTCGCGGAATCCGAAACGCCCGGCCTCAGCCGAACGACGTTCGTCGTCGACGGGGACCCCGGCACGATCGAGCAGGTGCAGAAGCAACTCCAGAAGCTCGTGGACGTCCTCAAGGTCGTCGATCACACCGAAACGAACTTCGTCGATCGGGAGCTCATGCTGATCAAGGTCGCGGTGCGCGGCCCCGACGAACGCGTCGAGCTGCGGCAGATCGCGCAGGACTTCCGCGCGCGGATCGTGGACGTCGCCCGGCGCGCCCTCGTGTTCGAACTGACCGGCGACGAGGGCAAGATGGACGCCTTCATCGACCAAATGCAGGACTTCGGCATCGTCGAACTCATCCGCACCGGCCGGGTGGCGCTGCCGCGCAGCGCCGGTCGGGCGGCGCGCGGCGGCGAGGGCGCCGTCCAGGAGCGGGCCGACGTGACCTGACGCCCCCGCCCCGACCCTCCGCCCCGGGCGTCCGCCCGGGGCGCGTTCCGTTCCCCCGTCCCCGTCCCCTCCCGCGGTACCCCCGCCCCCACGAAGGAGCATCATGGCCACCATCTACTACGACGACGACGCGAACCTGCAGGTCCTGCAGGGCAAGACGATCGCCATCCTGGGGTTCGGCTCGCAGGGCCACGCCCACGCGCTGAACGCCCACGCCTCCGGCCTGGACGTCGTCGTCGGCCTGCGCGAGGGGTCCGCCTCGCGCGCCGAGGCGGAGGCCGCCGGCCTGAAGGTCACCGGCATCGCCGACGCCGCGAAGGCCGGCGACCTGGTGATGGTCCTCCTGCCCGACGAGATCCAGGGGGCGGTCTACGCCCAGGAGATCGCGCCGAACCTCGCGCCGGGCGACGCCCTGGCGTTCGCGCACGGCTTCAATCGCGTCTTCCACCAGGTCACGCCCCCCGAGGGCGTCGACGTCGTCATGATCGCGCCGAAGGGCCCCGGGCACCTGGTGCGCCGCGTGTTCGTCGAGGGGGGCGGCGTGCCCTGCCTCGTCGCGGTGGACGTCGACGCGACCGGGGAGGCGATGCCGCGCGCCCTGGCGTACGCCAAGGCGATCGGGGGGACGCGCGGCGGGGCGCTGGAGACGACGTTCCGCGAGGAGACCGAAACCGACCTGTTCGGCGAGCAGGCGGTGCTGTGCGGCGGCGTGAGCGAACTCATGCAGGCCGGCTTCGACACCCTCGTCGAGGCGGGCTACCAGCCGGAGATCGCCTACTTCGAGTGCGTGCACGAGATGAAGTTGATCGTCGACCTGATCTACGAGGGCGGCTTCGAGACCATGCGGCACTCGATCAGCAACACCGCCGAGTACGGCGACTACCGGACCGGGAAGCGCATCGTGACGGAGGAGACCCGCGCGGAGATGCGCGACGTCCTCGAGGAGATCCGCAACGGCACGTTCGCGCAGGAGTTCCTGCTCGAGAACCGCGTGGGGCAGCCGCGCCTCAAGACCGAACGCGCGGCCAGCGACCGCAGCCTGGTGGCGACCGTGGGCAAGCGACTACGCAAGATGATGTCCTTCATCGCGTCGTAGGCACCCCGCACCCCGCCCCCGGGAGGTACGTCCCATGGCCCGCATCAAGATCTTCGACACGACCCTGCGCGACGGCGAGCAGAGCCCCGGCGTCACGCTCAACCTGCGCGAGAAACGCGAGATCGCGCGCCAGCTCGCGCGGCTCGGCGTGGACGTCATCGAAGCCGGCTTCCCCGTCGCGTCGCCCGGCGACTTCGAGAGCGTCTCGGAGATCGCGCGGGTCACGGCGGAGGAGAACGCCGACGTCGTCGTCGCCGGCCTCGCGCGCGCGCATCGCGGCGACATCGAGCGCGCCGCCGCGGCGCTCGAGACCGCCGCGGCGCCGCGCATCCACACCTTCATCGCGACGAGCCCCATCCACATCGAGAAGAAGCTGCAGAGCACGCCCGACGCCGTGCTCGAGCGGGCGGTGGACGCCGTGAGGTTCGCGAAGTCGTTCGTGGACGACGTCGAGTTCAGCGCCGAGGACGCCGGCCGGAGCGACCCGGCGTTCCTCGAAGCGATCTTCGCTGCGACCGTGGACGCCGGCGCGACCACCATCAACGTGCCCGACACGGTCGGCTACATGACGCCGTGGGAGTACGGCGCGTTGATCGAACGCCTGCGGGAGCGGGTGCCGGCGTTGCGCGACGTCGACCTGTCGACGCACTGTCACGACGACCTGGGCCTCGCGGTCGCCAACTCGCTCGCCGGCGTGCGGGCGGGCGCGACGCAGGTCGAGTGCACCCTCAACGGCATCGGGGAGCGCGCCGGGAACGCCAGCCTCGAGGAGATCGTCATGGCGCTCGAGACGCGCGCCGACGTGTGGGGGCACGCGACGAACGTGACGACCCGCGAGCTGTACCGCACGTCGCGGATGGTGTCGATGATGACGGGGATGGTGGTGCCACCCAACAAGGCGGTCGTCGGCGACAACGCCTTCGCGCACGAGTCCGGCATCCACCAGGACGGCGTCATCAAGGCGGTCGAGACGTACGAAATCATGTCCGCCGAGACCGTCGGGCGGGACGCCGGCGTGCTCGTCATGGGCAAGCACTCGGGGCGTCGCGCCTTCCGCGCGACGCTGCAGGACCTCGGGTACGCCGCGTTCGAGGAGGCGGACCTCGACCGCCTGTTCGCGGAGTTCAAGGACCTCGCCGACCGCAAGGCGACCGTCACCAGCGAGGACATCCGCGCACTGGTCGACGCGGAAACCACCCGCGTGCCGGAGACGTACGCGTTGCGCCGCGTGCAGTTCCAGAGCGGGACCGGCGTCACGCCGGTCGCGACGGTCGAGGTGGAGATCGACGGCGAAGCGCGCGAGGAGGCGTCGGTCGGTGACGGGCCGGTCGACGCGATCTACCACGCGATCGAGCGGTTGACGGGCCGCGCGTTGCGGCTCGAGTCGTACGAGATCCGCTCGGTCGGTCACGGCAAGGACGCGCTCGGCGAGGTCACCGTCCGCGCCCGCGAAGGGGACCGCGTCGTGCATGCGCGCGGGCTGTCGACCGACGTCGTCGAGGCGTCGGCGAAGGCGTACCTGGAGGCCATGAACAAGCTCGCCGCCGGCCTCGGCCGACCCGACGGCGGACCGCGGCCCGACGACGTCGTCCCGAGCGAACCGGCCGACGACGCGCGCGGCGCCGCAGCGTCGTGAGCGTCGAGATCTACGACACCACCCTGCGCGACGGGACGCAGGGGATCGGGTTCGCGTTGACGAGCGCCGACAAGGTCGCCGTCGCCCGGCGCCTCGACGCGTTCGGGGTCGACGCGATCGAGGGGGGCTGGCCGGGCTCGAACCCCCGCGACGTCGAGTTCTTCGAGCGGATGCGCGACGTGCCGCTCGCGCGGGCGCGCCTCGCGGCGTTCGGCAGCACCCGCCACAAGGACGTCGCGCCGGAGGACGACGCCAACCTCGCGGCGTTGGTGGCGGCCGGGACGCCGGTCGTGACGGTGTTCGGCAAGGCGTGGACGCTGCACGTCCGCGAGGCGCTCGGCACCGACCTGGAGACGAACCTGGCGATGATTCGCGAGTCCGTCGCGTTCCTCGTCGCGCAGGGACGCGAGGTCGTCTACGACGCCGAACACTTCTTCGACGGTGCGCGCGAGGACGCGGCCTACGCCCACGCGACCCTCGAGGCGGCCGCCGAGGGCGGCGCGTCGCGGCTGGTGGTGTGCGACACGAACGGCGGCACGTTGCCCGACGTCGTCGCGGACCGCACGCGCGAGGTGGTGGCGCGGTTCGGCGTCCCGATCGGCATCCACGCGCACAACGACGCGGAGCTGGCGGTCGCGAACAGCCTCGCGGCGGTCTCGGCCGGCGCTCGGCACGTGCAGGGCACGATCGGCGGGTACGGCGAGCGCGCCGGGAACGCCAACCTCGTGTCGATCACCGCGAACCTGGCGTTCAAGCTCGGCTTCGACCAGCCGCAGGACCTCGCGCACGTCCGCGAGGTCGCGCGGTACGTCGACGAGCGCGCCAACCTATCGCCGAACCCGCGCGCACCGTACGTCGGCGACGGCGCCTTCGCGCACAAGGGCGGCGTGCACGTCTCCGCGGTGGCGAAGCGCCCGGAGAGCTACGAGCACCTCCCCCCCGAAGCGGTCGGCAACGAACGGCGGGTGTTGGTCTCCGACCTCTCCGGCCGCGCCAACGTCCTCGCGATGGGGGAGGGGCCGTTCCCCGCCGGCGACGGTGCGGTGGGGGACGGCGCCCGCGAGGTCGTCGCGAAACTCAAGGAGCTCGAGCACCGCGGGTACGCCTTCGAGGGCGCGGAAGCGTCGTTCCGGCTGATGGCGGCGAAGGTGCGCGGCGAGCACCGTCCCTACTTCGATCTGGGGGGCTTCACGGTGGTGATCGACAAGCGCGACGCCGACCGCGTGCCCCGCGCCGAGGCGTCGATCAAGGTGGCGGTCGGGGACGCCGAGGAGCACACCGCCGCCGACGGCGACGGACCCGTCCACGCCCTCGACCGGGCGCTCGGCAAGGCGCTCGAGCGGTTCTACCCGTCGCTCGCCGACCTCGAGCTGGTCGACTACAAGGTGCGGGTGTTGTCGGGGGAGGAGACCGGCACCGCCAGCGTCATTCGCGTGCAGGTGGAGTACGGCGACGGCGAGGCGACGTGGGGCACGGTCGGCGCGAGCACCGACATCATCGACGCGTCGTACCAGGCGTTGATCGACGCGATCGAGTACAAGCTCGTCAAGGACGGCGTCGCGCCGCGACCGCGCGGGGCGGCGCAGGCCGAGGCGGGCGTCGCCGAGGCCTCCACGAACGCCGCCGGCGAGGGCCCGCCGGTCGCCTGACCCGGGCGGCCCGACGACGGCAAACCCGCCTCGCCGCCGACGAATCGAAGGCGGGTTCTTCCTTAGGCTTTCAAAACGACGGTTCGGTCGGGCACCGTCCGGGGTCGGACGCCCCCTTCGTTTGACACCCCCGACGCCCTCGGATATCGTCCCACACGGCCTCCCGGCCGTCGCCCCGTGCCCCAGGAGGTCTCCGTGCACGACGCCCCCCGTTCCGACTTCGAACGCCTCGCATGGCCCCACGAGCGCGACGCCTGCGGCGTCGGGTTCGT
The sequence above is drawn from the Trueperaceae bacterium genome and encodes:
- a CDS encoding zinc metallopeptidase, translating into MFAIFILMMVLTLGAQWYLRSTFGTWSKKANTAGLTGRDTARTILRKHGLDDTVAIEQVRGELSDHYDPTKRVVRLSDPIHSQASVAGMAVAAHEVGHALQHANAYAPLQWRSALMPVANIGGQFGPYLAIFGLMLGASGLLNVGIVLFGAAVAFQLVTLPIEFDASRRALAEMRDLGIVTQNDAGGARAVLNAAALTYVAAAAGSVMYLLYFILMARR
- a CDS encoding stage V sporulation protein S, with amino-acid sequence METLRVSATSRPHAVAGAIAGVLRRDRTVAVQAIGASAVNQAIKALAVARGYLADDRLELAATPGFVTLELHGEERTAVHLHVAARPNGVEATGTPPEARRAPIVRWADALLD
- the ilvB gene encoding biosynthetic-type acetolactate synthase large subunit, with amino-acid sequence MNGAEVIIRALERHGVEVAFGHPGGAIMPVYDAIYDGDVRHVLVRHEQAGAHAADAYYRASGKPGVVIATSGPGATNLVTGLATAMMDSSAVVAITGNVPTSLIGTDAFQEADVYGITGPVTKHNFLVKSVQDLPRVIAEAFHIATTGRPGPVLVDVPKDVQQAVFEGDPDAPVEVDLPGFQPTWSGHAGQIRKAAEAIRAAEKPVMMVGGGGQVAAPEVMAFAERLGVPVITTLMGIGAYPAGRDQALGMPGMHGTVTSNRAITHCDLIIGAGLRFDDRVTGKISRFAPNATVVHIDVDPAEISKLVHAHVPVVGDLRDVLPRLADELGPLDVEPWWAQLREWKARYPERYKTDKPLVSQEVIELMRDVVGPDAIVATDVGQHQMFAARLFPTHAPRTWITSGGLGTMGFGLPAAIGAAFANPGTPVVLIAGDGSIQMNIQELATIRKHDLPIFIAIANNGVLGMVRQWQELFHAQRYSEIFLADSNPDFAKLAEAYGIEGHNVFDRETAATLVPDVVARGGPALLNFVVYESEKVFPMIPAGAGVDEMMIGDQEPETPEATS
- the ilvN gene encoding acetolactate synthase small subunit — its product is MSGVSTRRVISVTVRDEPGVLVRIAGLFARRGFNIASLSVAESETPGLSRTTFVVDGDPGTIEQVQKQLQKLVDVLKVVDHTETNFVDRELMLIKVAVRGPDERVELRQIAQDFRARIVDVARRALVFELTGDEGKMDAFIDQMQDFGIVELIRTGRVALPRSAGRAARGGEGAVQERADVT
- the ilvC gene encoding ketol-acid reductoisomerase; this translates as MATIYYDDDANLQVLQGKTIAILGFGSQGHAHALNAHASGLDVVVGLREGSASRAEAEAAGLKVTGIADAAKAGDLVMVLLPDEIQGAVYAQEIAPNLAPGDALAFAHGFNRVFHQVTPPEGVDVVMIAPKGPGHLVRRVFVEGGGVPCLVAVDVDATGEAMPRALAYAKAIGGTRGGALETTFREETETDLFGEQAVLCGGVSELMQAGFDTLVEAGYQPEIAYFECVHEMKLIVDLIYEGGFETMRHSISNTAEYGDYRTGKRIVTEETRAEMRDVLEEIRNGTFAQEFLLENRVGQPRLKTERAASDRSLVATVGKRLRKMMSFIAS
- a CDS encoding 2-isopropylmalate synthase, translated to MARIKIFDTTLRDGEQSPGVTLNLREKREIARQLARLGVDVIEAGFPVASPGDFESVSEIARVTAEENADVVVAGLARAHRGDIERAAAALETAAAPRIHTFIATSPIHIEKKLQSTPDAVLERAVDAVRFAKSFVDDVEFSAEDAGRSDPAFLEAIFAATVDAGATTINVPDTVGYMTPWEYGALIERLRERVPALRDVDLSTHCHDDLGLAVANSLAGVRAGATQVECTLNGIGERAGNASLEEIVMALETRADVWGHATNVTTRELYRTSRMVSMMTGMVVPPNKAVVGDNAFAHESGIHQDGVIKAVETYEIMSAETVGRDAGVLVMGKHSGRRAFRATLQDLGYAAFEEADLDRLFAEFKDLADRKATVTSEDIRALVDAETTRVPETYALRRVQFQSGTGVTPVATVEVEIDGEAREEASVGDGPVDAIYHAIERLTGRALRLESYEIRSVGHGKDALGEVTVRAREGDRVVHARGLSTDVVEASAKAYLEAMNKLAAGLGRPDGGPRPDDVVPSEPADDARGAAAS